The genome window GTCCTCAAGGACGCACGTGCCCTCGGCGGCGCACCTGTAGCACGCCGTGCAGGATTCCACCTTCCTCCCCGCGAGGGAGACGATTTCTGCCTCTAGGCCGTTCTCCCTGATGACCCGTGCGCACTCCTCCACGACCTGCGCGGTATTTCCTTGAGGCCGCGGGCTGCCGCAGAGCAAGACAACCTTCATGCGTATCCCGGAATGTTGTGGGTTCTCCCGCCTATTATAGGGAAGTGCGGGGGACCGCCGCGTGCCCGCGGAACTGGGAATATACATTCTTATCGTACCCCGCACAACCTTTGAGAGACATCGCGGCCGGGACAGCCCGCCGGTGCGAGGGAGAGAGGACACGGGAAGGGAGGAGAGGGCCGACGTGACGGAGAGACAGCCGGAAGCGAGCAGAACTGAGCTCGCGTTCGAGGCACAAAGGGAAGAGAAGGCGAGGGAACTGCGGGCGAGGGGGATCGACCCGTACCCGTACACCTTCGCGGGGAGGCAGACGGTCGCGTCCGTCCGGGAGAGGGCGGCCAACGCCGGGCACGAGAGGGGAACCGAGGTCTTCCGCGTCGCGGGGAGGCTCTCCACGATCAGGAACCACGGCAAGACGGTCTTTGCGGACCTGCAGGACGAGACCGGGAGGATCCAGCTCTACATCCGGAAGAACGACCTAGGGGACGCGAAGTTCTCCCTCTTCCTCGAGTGCCTCGAGCGGGGGGACATCGTCGGCGCCGAGGGCCCGGCATTCAGGACGAAGGTCGGGGAACTCTCGCTCTGGGTCACGGACGTCACGGTCCTCGCGAAAGCGCTCTGCTCGCTCCCCGAGAAGTTCCACGGCCTCCGGGACGTGGAGAAACGCTACAGGCAGCGGTATGTCGACCTGATCGTCAACCCCGACGTCCGCGAGACGTTCAGGACGAGGAGCAGGGTCATTTCGGCGATCCGGAAGTACCTCAACGACCGCGGGTTCCTCGAGTTCGAGACGCCCATCCTCCAGCCCGTGTACGGCGGCGCGAACGCCCGGCCCTTCACCACGTTCCACAACTACCTCCGGCAGACGCTTTTCCTGCGGATCGCGCCCGAGCTGTACCTCAAGAGGCTCGTCGTCGGGGGGTTCGAGAAGGTCTACGAGGTCGCCCGGAACTTCCGGAACGAGGACATCGACACCCAGCACAACCCCGAGTTCACGATGGTCGAGATCTACGAGGCGTACCGCGACTACACCGACATGATGGCCCTCTGCGAGGGTCTCCTCTCCTCTGTCACGGCAGAGATCCACGGGGAGACCACCGTCCCGTTCGGGGAGACGACGCTCGACCTCACCCCCCCGTTCCGGAGGATGACGATGGACGGCGCCGTGCGGGAGATCGCGGGGATCGACGTGTGGACCCACGACCTCGGGGAGCTGCGGGCGATCGCGAGGGAGAAGGGGATCGAGGAGTGGGAGAGCCCAAGGAACCACCGCGAGATGCTCGTCCTCCTCTTCGAGAACCTCGTCGAGGACGAACTCGTCCAGCCCACGTTCATCCACGATTTCCCCGTCGAGAACTCGCCGCTCGCGAAGAAGCACCGGGCGCGGGAAGGGTTCACCGAGAGGTTCGAGCTCTTCGTTGCCGGGATGGAGATCGCAAACGGCTTCTCGGAGCTGAACGACCCCGTCGACCAGCTCTCGAGGTTCCGGCTGCAG of Methanolinea sp. contains these proteins:
- the lysS gene encoding lysine--tRNA ligase, coding for MTERQPEASRTELAFEAQREEKARELRARGIDPYPYTFAGRQTVASVRERAANAGHERGTEVFRVAGRLSTIRNHGKTVFADLQDETGRIQLYIRKNDLGDAKFSLFLECLERGDIVGAEGPAFRTKVGELSLWVTDVTVLAKALCSLPEKFHGLRDVEKRYRQRYVDLIVNPDVRETFRTRSRVISAIRKYLNDRGFLEFETPILQPVYGGANARPFTTFHNYLRQTLFLRIAPELYLKRLVVGGFEKVYEVARNFRNEDIDTQHNPEFTMVEIYEAYRDYTDMMALCEGLLSSVTAEIHGETTVPFGETTLDLTPPFRRMTMDGAVREIAGIDVWTHDLGELRAIAREKGIEEWESPRNHREMLVLLFENLVEDELVQPTFIHDFPVENSPLAKKHRAREGFTERFELFVAGMEIANGFSELNDPVDQLSRFRLQEEKRRAGDLEAQMLDYDFINALGHGMPPTGGVGIGIDRLVMILVNRPSIKEVILFPQMKSGGERRDEPGTEG